The genomic window CCGACCTGCACGGCCGCTTCCGCTGGTGGGGCCTGTACACGCAGCGCAAGCCCGGCATCGACGGCGGCCGCACCGCGACCCTCGAGCCGCACGAACTCGAGGACGAGTACTTCATGCTCCGGGTCCGCATCGACGGCGGGCAGCTCACGACCGAGCAGCTGCGCGTCATCGCCGGCATCTCGACCGAGTTCGGGCGCGACACCGCCGACCTCACCGACCGGCAGAACGTGCAGCTGCACTGGATCCGCGTCGAGGACGTGCCCGAGATCTGGCGCCGGCTCGAGGGCGTCGGACTCGAGACCACCGAGGCGTGCGGCGACGTGCCGCGCGTCGTGCTCGGCTCCCCCGTCGCTGGCATCGCCGCCGACGAGCTGATCGACCCGACCCCCGCGATCGACGAGATCACGAGCCGCTTCATCGGCGACGAGTCGCTCGCGAACCTGCCGCGCAAGTTCAAGTCCGCGATCACCGGGCACCCCAGCCAGGACGTCGTGCACGAGATCAACGACGTCGCCTTCGTCGCGGTCGAGCACCCGACGCTGGGGGTGGGCTACGACCTGTGGGTCGGCGGCGGCCTGTCGGTCGCGCCGCGCCTGGCCGAGCGCCTCGGCGTGTGGGTCGCACCCGACCGGGTCGCCGAGGCCTGGCACGGCGTCGCCCAGATCTTCCGCGACTACGGGTTCCGCCGGCTGCGCAACCGCGCGCGCCTGAAGTTCCTGCTCGCCGAGTGGGGGCCCGAGAAGTTCCGCGAGGTCCTCGAGACCGAGTACCTCGACTCGCCGCTGCCCGACGGCCCGTCGGCGCCGACGCCCTCGACCCCCGGCGACCACGTCGGCGTGCACCGGCAGAAGGACGGCCGGTTCTACGTCGGCGTCACGCCGATCGTCGGCCGCGTCTCGGGGCCGACCCTCGCGAAGCTCGCCGACGTGATCGAGGCGCACGGCTCGACCCGCCTGCGCACCACGCCGCACCAGAAGCTCGTCGTCCTCGACATCCCCGAGGAGCGCGTCGAGTCGCTCATCGCGGCGCTCGACGAACTGGGCCTCCAGTCTCGCCCGAGCCTCATCCGCCGCGGCACGATCGCGTGCACCGGCATCGAGTTCTGCAAGCTCGCGATCGTCGAGACGAAGGGCTACGCCACGCAGGCGGTGCTCGAGCTCGAGGAGCGCCTCGCCGACCTCGAGGCGGAGCTGCCGCACCCGATCTCGCTGCACGTCAACGGATGCCCCAACTCCTGCGCGCGCATCCAGACCGCCGACATCGGGCTCAAGGGCCAGCTCGTCACCATCGACGGCGAGCAGGTGCCGGGCTACCAGGTGCACCTCGGCGGCGGGCTCGCGTCCAAGGACCGCGACGAGGCCGGCCTCGGCCGCACCGTGCGCGGCCTCAAGGTCGCCGCCGACGGCATCGCGGACTACGCCGAGCGCGTCGTCCGACGCTTCATCGACGAGCGCGACGCCGCGGCCGACGAGACGTTCGCCCAGTGGGCGCACCGGGCCGACGAGGAGGCCTTGCAATGACGGTCAGCCTCGCCCCCCGCACCGCCGTCAAGCGCCCGGCCGACGAGCTCCGCGAGATCGCCGAACGCGGCGAGGCCGAGCTTCGCTCGCTCGCCGACGGCGAGGCATCCGCCTACGAGGTCGTCGCCTGGGTCGAGCGCAACTTCTCGTCGGATGCCGCGGCCGTCGCCTGCTCGATGGCGGATGCGGTGCTGCCGCACGTGGTCGCCCAGTCGCTGCCGGGTGTCGACGTGCTCTTCCTCGACACCGGATACCACTTCGCGAAGACGTACGAGACCCGCGAGCTCGTCGCCGACGCGCTCGACGTGCGCATCGTCGACGTGCTCCCCGACCAGACCGTCGCCGAGCAGGACGCCGAGTTCGGCGCGGAACTGTTC from Agromyces sp. LHK192 includes these protein-coding regions:
- a CDS encoding phosphoadenylyl-sulfate reductase, coding for MTVSLAPRTAVKRPADELREIAERGEAELRSLADGEASAYEVVAWVERNFSSDAAAVACSMADAVLPHVVAQSLPGVDVLFLDTGYHFAKTYETRELVADALDVRIVDVLPDQTVAEQDAEFGAELFSRDPNLCCARRKVAPLQDALSGYEVWFTGVRRDEAPTRTNTPLVTWDDRNGLVKVNPLAAWRFDDLIDHSAAFGVPVNDLLSQGYPSIGCEPCTKRVAPGEDPRSGRWAGLSKTECGLHL
- a CDS encoding nitrite/sulfite reductase, with the protein product MTISETTARPGASARPEGRVRAPRPSSKPNGQWKVDGTEPLNANEEWKQQDGGLSVRERIEQTYAAGGFASIDPTDLHGRFRWWGLYTQRKPGIDGGRTATLEPHELEDEYFMLRVRIDGGQLTTEQLRVIAGISTEFGRDTADLTDRQNVQLHWIRVEDVPEIWRRLEGVGLETTEACGDVPRVVLGSPVAGIAADELIDPTPAIDEITSRFIGDESLANLPRKFKSAITGHPSQDVVHEINDVAFVAVEHPTLGVGYDLWVGGGLSVAPRLAERLGVWVAPDRVAEAWHGVAQIFRDYGFRRLRNRARLKFLLAEWGPEKFREVLETEYLDSPLPDGPSAPTPSTPGDHVGVHRQKDGRFYVGVTPIVGRVSGPTLAKLADVIEAHGSTRLRTTPHQKLVVLDIPEERVESLIAALDELGLQSRPSLIRRGTIACTGIEFCKLAIVETKGYATQAVLELEERLADLEAELPHPISLHVNGCPNSCARIQTADIGLKGQLVTIDGEQVPGYQVHLGGGLASKDRDEAGLGRTVRGLKVAADGIADYAERVVRRFIDERDAAADETFAQWAHRADEEALQ